The window TATCTTGGAAAACCGTCGCCGAAAGCGGCTGGGTTCAAGAGGCATACCAAGTTTCAGTGACCACCGCTGACGGGCAATGGACGGGCGAACGCGTCGAGTCCGCGGAGTCCGTGCTGGTTTCTTGGGAAGCCGCGCCACTTAGTTCGGCGCAGCGCGCGGAAGTCAGCGTCCGCGTGTGGGGGACCGGCGACCACGAGCCGAGCGATTGGAGCGAGCCATCCGCCGTCGAAGCCGGCCTGCTTGAGCCCGGCGACTGGACAGCCACTGCCATCACCCCAGCGTGGGATGAAGATCCAGAAGCGGATCGGCGGCCGCCTCTGCTGCGTAGCGGCTTCACCTTGGACCGGCCTGTAGAGTCCGCACGGTTGTACGTCACGGCCCACGGGCTCTATGAGGTGGAGATCAACGGCGTGCGCGTAGGCGACGACGCGTTGTCGCCGGGTTGGACCGTCTACGGCCAGAGGCTCCGCTACTACACCTACGACGTCACCCAGCACGTAGCCGACGGCGACAACGCCATCGGGGCGTTCCTTGCCGACGGCTGGTATCGCGGCAGGATTGGCTTCAAAGGGGGGCACGCCAACCTCTATGGCGATAAAGTGGCGCTGTTGGCACAGCTCCACATCACGCACGACGACGGCTCGGTCACCGTGGTGGGCACGGACGAAAGCTGGAAGGCATCGTTTGGACCAATCCTGTTGTCCAGCCTTTACAAGGGCGAAAGCTACGATGCACGCGAACTGCCAACCGGCTGGAGCAGCCCGGCGTTCGACGACTCCGGCTGGTGGCCCGTGACCGGCGTCGAACGCGATCCAAGGACGCTGGTGGCGCCGGAGGGTCCGCCGGTCCGGTGCACTGACGAAGTCCGTCCGGTTCGGGTGTGGAGGTCGCCGGCGGGAAAGACCTTGCTGGACTTCGGCCAGAACCTCGTGGGGCGCCTCCGAATCACCGTGGTTGGCGATGCCGGGTCCTCGGTCACGCTCCGCCACGCCGAGGTCCTGCAGGACGGTGAGCTGTACACGCGTCCGCTGCGCGGAGCCGACTCCACAGACCACTACACCCTGTCCGGGTCCGGAGAAGAAAAGTGGGAGCCACGGTTCACGATTCACGGCTTCCGCTACGCCGAGATCAGCGGTTGGACCGGCGGGGACATCGCCGAAAACGTCACAGCCCGGGTGTACCACACCGACATGGAGCGCACGGGCTGGTTCGAATCCTCCAACGCGGACTTGAACCGTCTACATGAGAACGTGCTGTGGAGCATGAAGGGCAACTTCGTGGACATCCCCACGGACTGCCCGCAACGCGACGAGCGCCTCGGCTGGACCGGCGACATCCAAGTATTCGCTCCCACGGCCAGCTTCCTGTACGACTGCTCGGGCATGCTGTCCTCGTGGCTCAAGGACGTGGCCGCCGAGCAGCTGCCGGACGGCACCGTGCCCTGGTACGTACCCGTCATCCCTGGCGGAAACTACTGGACGCCCATTCGTCCGGGCGCTGTCTGGGGAGACGTAGCAGTGCTGACCCCGTGGGCCCTCCACGAGCGATTCGATGATCCGCGGATCCTGGCCGCGCAGTACGAAAGCGCCAAGGGCTGGGTGGATTTGCAGGATCGTCTGGCCGGTGAGAGCCGTCTCTGGAACGGCAGCTTCCAGCTTGGCGACTGGCTTGACCCCACCGCACCGCCGGAAGACCCCACCAAGGCCATGACCGACAAGCACCTGGTGGCAACGGCCTACTTCGCGTGGTCCGCCCGGCATCTGGCGAAGTCGGCTGCGGTCCTGGGTAAGTCCAACGACGAGTTGCGCTACTTGACGTTGTCCCGCGAAGTTGCCGCGGCGTTTGCCCGCGAGTACATCCACCCGGATGGCATCATGAGCAGCGATGCGCAGACGGCCTATGCACTCGCGCTGGTGTTCGATCTCTTCCCCGATGCAGTTTCCAAGGCGCGGGCCGGAAGCCGGCTTGCCGAGCTTGTCCGGGCGAACGGAAACCGGATCGGCACAGGATTTGCCGGCACTCCTGTGGTCTCTGACGCGCTCACGCTTTCGGGTGAAATTGACGCCGCTTACGATCTGCTGCTGGAAAAAGAATGCCCCTCCTGGCTCTACGCCGTAGGGCAGGGCGGGACCACCATCTGGGAACGCTGGGATTCCATGCTTCCCGACGGCTCCATCAACCCGGGCGAAATGACGTCCTTTAACCACTACGCCCTGGGCGCCGTGGCTGACTGGATGCACCGTGTGGTTGCTGGCCTCGCACCCCTGGAGCCCGGATACCGCAAGATCCTCGTCAAGCCGCAGCCAGGCGGCGGCCTCAGCTGGGCCTCAGCCCGCCATGAGACGCCGTACGGTACCGCTTCGGTGCAATGGAGAATCGACGACGGCGACCTGACCGCCGTCGTCGACATCCCCACCGGGACCACGGCACGCGTCGAGCTGCCCGGGCAGGACCCGGTTGATGTGGGGCCGGGACGCCACGAATTCGCGGCGCAGCTGGTGTCCTAGAGACTGATGAGAAGAGCCGGGCAGGGGGAGTTCCCTTGCCCGGCACCAAGTCACAAGCGTTCCGGGCCAGCACGGCTAAGGAGGGTCCGACAACAGGACTCCGCTCGACACGGATCTGCAAATCACGGAGGGTAGGGCCATGCCCCGCACTCAAGGTGGAGAGTCTGTGCTCTCCCGCGCCGTCCGAATCATTGAAGCCTTCGGGCCCGGTGATACTGCGTTGACAGTTACCGAGATTTCCCGCCGTTCCGGGCTGCACATCGCCACCGCCTCGCGGCTTGTGGAGGAACTTAGCGGGTTTGGGTGGCTCCAGCGTGACGAGGACCGGAAGGTTCGGATCGGCGTCCGGATGTGGGAGTTGGCTTCCCGTGCGTCACCCACGCTGAGCCTGAGGGAAGCGGCGATGCCGGTCATGGAAGATCTGCACTCGATCGTCGGCCAGCACATCCAGTTGGGCGTCATGGAGGGCGATGAAGTGCTATTCGTTGAACGGCTGACAGCTCCCGGGGCTGTCATCAATTACACCCGCGTTGCGGGTCGATTGCCCTTGCACGCTTCGTCGTCGGGCCTTCTTTTGCTGGCCCATGCTCCGGCGGCCCAGCAGGAGCGGATCATAGCCAGGCCCCTTGAGGTGTTCACCAACCAGACCATCAGGACTCCGCAGCAACTCAGGTCTGCCCTTGCCGAGGTGCGCCGGCAGGGGTTCGCTTTTCTGGCGGGGCACCTCCACCCGGCCGCTGCCGGTGCTGCCGTTCCGGTCCGGGATCCCTTGGGCAAGGTGGTGGCGGCATTGGCTGTCATCGTGCCAAATGATGCCAATGCGAGGTCCCGCATCGCCGTCCTGCAGGCCGCGTCGGCAGCAGTGACCCGTTCGATGGAGTACCCCGCGCCACCTCCAAAGTGACGCACCTCTCAAAGGCGGTCTCAACCATTGAGAATCACATAGAGGCGACAGGCGGCTGAAAGCGAGTCTTTACGGAGAACAACGCGAGCAAAGGAGCCGAATGTTCACCGAAGAGAATTCCGATTCATACGCCCCACAGACCAAGTTGGTAGTGACTGCGAAGAAGCAGCTCGCAGATGGAGTTGTGTCCCTGAAACTGACACACCCGGCGGGGCTCAGATTGCCCGACTGGACGCCCGGATCGCACATTGACGTCGTACTGCCTTCAGGCATAAACCGCCAGTACTCTCTATGCGGAGACCGATGGGATGCCCACACCTACCGCATCGCCGTCCTCCATGAGAGGGACGGCCGCGGCGGATCGGACTTCATCCATCGTGGGCTCGCCGAGGGCATGACACTCGCCCTTGGCGGGCCCCGCAATAATTTCCGCCTCGTACCGTCCGAAAAGTACGTCTTCATCGCCGGAGGCATCGGGATCACACCCCTGCTGCCCATGATCCAGCAGGCTCACATGATGGGAGCGGATTGGAAGCTGCTGTACCTCGGACGGTCACGGCGAACCATGGCATTCCTGGACGAGCTCGCAGTCTATGGTGATCGCGTCAGGATTATGCCAAAAGACCAAGTGGGTCCGTGTAGTGCATCGGACCTCATCGGATCCGCTTCAGCCGACACCAAGGTGTACGTGTGCGGTCCGCAGAGGCTTCTTGCCGCCGTCGAACGCCACTGCGCTGACTGGCCGCCCGGCCTCCTGCGGATGGAACACTTCACCGCCAAGTCCCAAGGCGCACCCGTCAGAGATGTTTCCTTTGACGTCGAACTGGCACGCGCTGGGCTCACCGTCACCGTGCCCCCGGAGGTAAGCGTCCTCGAAGCGCTCCAGCGAGCCGGCGTGCGGATGTTGACATCGTGCAGGGAAGGCACGTGCGGAACCTGCGAAGTCACAGTCCTCGACGGCGAACCAGACCACCGCGACTCCATTCTTAGCGACGCGGATCGGGCAGCGGGAAACTGCATGTTTCCGTGCGTCTCACGTTCCTGCGGCGACCGCCTCGTTCTTGACGTTTAAACCCGGCACATCTCCGGAAGGACCTATCAATGACAACCACCATCAGCGACCCCAAAACCCC is drawn from Arthrobacter sp. 31Y and contains these coding sequences:
- a CDS encoding glycoside hydrolase family 78 protein, which encodes MPATVHPATFEHLPPIPGAGTLGIGLATPRISWKTVAESGWVQEAYQVSVTTADGQWTGERVESAESVLVSWEAAPLSSAQRAEVSVRVWGTGDHEPSDWSEPSAVEAGLLEPGDWTATAITPAWDEDPEADRRPPLLRSGFTLDRPVESARLYVTAHGLYEVEINGVRVGDDALSPGWTVYGQRLRYYTYDVTQHVADGDNAIGAFLADGWYRGRIGFKGGHANLYGDKVALLAQLHITHDDGSVTVVGTDESWKASFGPILLSSLYKGESYDARELPTGWSSPAFDDSGWWPVTGVERDPRTLVAPEGPPVRCTDEVRPVRVWRSPAGKTLLDFGQNLVGRLRITVVGDAGSSVTLRHAEVLQDGELYTRPLRGADSTDHYTLSGSGEEKWEPRFTIHGFRYAEISGWTGGDIAENVTARVYHTDMERTGWFESSNADLNRLHENVLWSMKGNFVDIPTDCPQRDERLGWTGDIQVFAPTASFLYDCSGMLSSWLKDVAAEQLPDGTVPWYVPVIPGGNYWTPIRPGAVWGDVAVLTPWALHERFDDPRILAAQYESAKGWVDLQDRLAGESRLWNGSFQLGDWLDPTAPPEDPTKAMTDKHLVATAYFAWSARHLAKSAAVLGKSNDELRYLTLSREVAAAFAREYIHPDGIMSSDAQTAYALALVFDLFPDAVSKARAGSRLAELVRANGNRIGTGFAGTPVVSDALTLSGEIDAAYDLLLEKECPSWLYAVGQGGTTIWERWDSMLPDGSINPGEMTSFNHYALGAVADWMHRVVAGLAPLEPGYRKILVKPQPGGGLSWASARHETPYGTASVQWRIDDGDLTAVVDIPTGTTARVELPGQDPVDVGPGRHEFAAQLVS
- a CDS encoding IclR family transcriptional regulator; the encoded protein is MPRTQGGESVLSRAVRIIEAFGPGDTALTVTEISRRSGLHIATASRLVEELSGFGWLQRDEDRKVRIGVRMWELASRASPTLSLREAAMPVMEDLHSIVGQHIQLGVMEGDEVLFVERLTAPGAVINYTRVAGRLPLHASSSGLLLLAHAPAAQQERIIARPLEVFTNQTIRTPQQLRSALAEVRRQGFAFLAGHLHPAAAGAAVPVRDPLGKVVAALAVIVPNDANARSRIAVLQAASAAVTRSMEYPAPPPK
- a CDS encoding PDR/VanB family oxidoreductase is translated as MFTEENSDSYAPQTKLVVTAKKQLADGVVSLKLTHPAGLRLPDWTPGSHIDVVLPSGINRQYSLCGDRWDAHTYRIAVLHERDGRGGSDFIHRGLAEGMTLALGGPRNNFRLVPSEKYVFIAGGIGITPLLPMIQQAHMMGADWKLLYLGRSRRTMAFLDELAVYGDRVRIMPKDQVGPCSASDLIGSASADTKVYVCGPQRLLAAVERHCADWPPGLLRMEHFTAKSQGAPVRDVSFDVELARAGLTVTVPPEVSVLEALQRAGVRMLTSCREGTCGTCEVTVLDGEPDHRDSILSDADRAAGNCMFPCVSRSCGDRLVLDV